One Drechmeria coniospora strain ARSEF 6962 chromosome 01, whole genome shotgun sequence genomic region harbors:
- a CDS encoding aquaglyceroporin, with the protein MAVLSPPQDFTSESSVDKAVPVYQREMGESVTLSEPASGSLAPADEARWPKIRSLWQDAFSEFLGTMVLILFGDGVVAQVVLSKGTKGDYQSISWGWGIGVMFGVYVSGKSGGHINPAVTLTNCVFRGHPWRKFPVYMAAQILGAMAGAAIVYGNYRSAIDQFEGGAGLRTVTGPNATAGVFCTYPAAFMTRTGMFFSEFLASAILQFVIFALADSGNIGAGPLMPLCLMFLIFGIGACFGWETGYAINLARDFGPRLVTYMIGYGGEVWSAGGHYFWIPMVVPFFGTLTGAALYDLLVYDGESPINKAYLGFDRFLKPRRSVWSNTYGKDADARV; encoded by the exons ATGGCTGTCCTTTCGCCTCCCCAGGATTTCACATCCGAATCGTCCGTCGACAAGGCCGTGCCCGTCTACCAGCGCGAGATGGGCGAGTCCGTGACGCTCAGCGAGCCGGCCAGCGGCAGCCTCGctcccgccgacgaggcgcggTGGCCCAAGATTCGCTCCCTCTGGCAGGACGCCTTTTCCGAGTTCCTCGGCACCATGgtcctcatcctcttcggcgacggcgtcgtcgcccaggtGGTCCTCAGCAAGGGCACCAAGGGTGACTACCAGAGCATCTCCTGGGGCTGGGG catcggcGTCATGTTCGGCGTCTACGTCTCGGGCAAGTCGGGCGGTCACATCAACCCGGCCGTGACGTTGACCAACTGCGTCTTCCGCGGCCATCCCTGGCGCAAGTTCCCCGTCTACATGGCGGCCCAGATcctcggcgccatggccgggGCCGCCATCGTCTACGGCAACTACCGGTCGGCCATCGACCAgttcgagggcggcgccggcctgcgGACCGTCACGGGGCCCAAcgccaccgccggcgtcTTCTGCACCTACCCGGCCGCCTTCATGACGCGCACCGGCATGTTCTTCTCCGAGTTCCTCGCGAGCGCCATCCTCCAGTTCGTcatcttcgccctcgccgactcGGGCAACATCGGCGCCGGGCCCCTCATGCCGCTGTGCCTCATGTTCCTCatcttcggcatcggcgcctgCTTCGGCTGGGAGACGGGATACGCCATCAACCTCGCCCGCGACTTTGGCCCTCGTCTGGTGACGTACATGATCGGctacggcggcgaggtctggtccgccggcggccatTACTTTTGG ATTCCCATGGTCGTTCCCTTCTTCGGCACCCTCACGGGCGCCGCCCTGTACGACCTGCTCGTCTACGACGGGGAGAGCCCCATCAACAAAGCCTACCTCGGCTTCGACCGTTTCTTGAAGCCCAGGCGAAGCGTGTGGTCGAACACGTACGGcaaggacgccgacgcgagGGTGTAG